A stretch of Monomorium pharaonis isolate MP-MQ-018 chromosome 7, ASM1337386v2, whole genome shotgun sequence DNA encodes these proteins:
- the LOC105831331 gene encoding uncharacterized protein LOC105831331: MELQEMFRYGYMFPPREDEPLVPACAYLDLPSYAKTTTCKSSTVSVGLPPVSTLAVPQSLVYDSSNCSDGWHTPSPTASLRSVSPATTLSISSEPETVNSAPPTYRLLGTAIKDKRSAAKRGSSMIGLSNMGNKRLRVDTMDHHLMAEEIINLDGEREDTEETINSLDAEKARSCHGSIVSNSSSDRTLDGDSEEDADEVSDGGADHPENAHVTSGGRDPRRRGKYVNSTIVRKRRLAANARERRRMQNLNKAFDRLRAYLPSLGNDRQLSKYETLQMAQSYITALYDLLQ; this comes from the coding sequence ATGGAACTGCAGGAGATGTTCCGTTACGGATACATGTTCCCGCCGCGCGAGGACGAGCCGCTCGTGCCTGCCTGCGCGTACCTGGACCTGCCGAGTTACGCGAAGACGACGACGTGCAAGTCCTCGACCGTCTCCGTCGGCCTGCCGCCCGTCAGCACCCTCGCCGTGCCGCAGAGCCTCGTCTACGACAGCAGCAACTGCAGCGACGGCTGGCACACCCCGAGTCCCACCGCCAGTCTGCGCTCCGTCAGCCCGGCCACCACGTTGTCGATCTCCTCGGAGCCGGAGACGGTGAACAGCGCGCCGCCGACGTATCGGCTGCTGGGCACGGCTATCAAGGATAAGAGGAGCGCGGCGAAGAGGGGATCATCGATGATCGGTCTGAGCAACATGGGGAACAAGCGGCTGCGCGTCGACACGATGGACCATCACCTCATGGCCGAGGAGATAATCAACCTGGACGGCGAACGCGAGGACACCGAGGAGACGATCAACAGCCTGGACGCCGAGAAGGCGCGATCCTGTCACGGCAGTATCGTCAGCAATTCCAGCAGCGACAGAACGTTGGACGGCGACAGCGAGGAGGACGCGGACGAGGTCAGCGACGGGGGCGCGGACCATCCGGAGAACGCGCACGTCACCTCCGGCGGCCGCGACCCCCGCAGAAGGGGCAAGTACGTAAACTCGACGATCGTGAGAAAACGCCGGCTGGCGGCGAACGCGCGCGAGAGGAGGCGGATGCAGAATCTGAACAAGGCGTTCGACAGGCTGCGCGCCTACCTACCATCCCTGGGCAACGATAGACAGCTATCGAAATACGAGACGCTGCAGATGGCTCAATCCTACATCACCGCGCTTTACGACCTGCTGCAGTGA